A single genomic interval of Macaca nemestrina isolate mMacNem1 chromosome 14, mMacNem.hap1, whole genome shotgun sequence harbors:
- the LOC105498765 gene encoding iron-sulfur cluster assembly 1 homolog, mitochondrial isoform X2: MMMFVTTPSAVNKIKQLLKDKPEHVGVKVGVRTRGCNGLSYTLEYTKTKGDSDEEVIQDGVRVFIEKKAQLTLLGTEMDYVEDKLSSEFVFNNPNIKGTCGCGESFNI; encoded by the exons acacCTTCAGCAGTAAACAAGATAAAACAACTTCTTAAAGATAAGCCTGAGCAT GTAGGTGTAAAAGTTGGTGTCCGAACCAGGGGCTGTAATGGCCTTTCTTATACTCTAGAATATACAAAGACAAAAGGAGATTCTGATGAAGAAGTTATTCAAGATG GAGTCAGAGTATTCATCGAAAAGAAAGCACAGCTAACACTTTTAGGAACAGAAATGGACTATGTTGAAGACAAATTATCCAGTGAGTTTGTGTTCAATAACCCAAACATCAAAGGGACTTGTGGCTGTGGAGAAAGCTTTAATATTTGA